TTCTCTGGCACTATAAACCTTGGAGTAAACTAAGATGCAACTGAATGAGTGGAATGAGGAGAGGTAGGGAGGGTCTGGCCAGGTGTTCTCCACATGTGCTGCTTAGGGTGCTGGCTGGAAGACCAGGGGTACTTCATTGAAGAATACCCCTCAAACAATAGGGGGTTGGCAGCAAGGGTAGGAAAAAAGAGGGGTATCCTGCCCCATTGGCATTTGCCTTAGTGTGTCTCTAAGAAGTAGTCATCTAGATTAAAGGTTCCCTTTGCTGGGTCAGATGAGACTGGAAGACAGAAACCTGCAGCTCATGATCTAACATGGTCCTGAAACAAGTCAGAAGTCACTAGCACCATGAGCAGCAACACTGAACCCCAGTGCAGCTGCATGTGCAACTCAGCCATGAAGTCCTTCTAGCTCTCCAGTAGAACCTCGCACAGGGAGAAAAAATCACCTCAAGAGCCTCCAGGTCTATATGGCACAGTCAGCATCCCTGATCCAAACTCACTTGTGCCTGGGACCTGCAGCAAAGCAAGGGGGCTGGTGCTGGTGTCTCAATGCCACAGCCCTGTACACCAGCAGGATGGGGCAGTGGAGACCGAGTCATGCGAGCACTGAAATGTGAATGTCCTCTCTGGAAGAGTCTCTCAGTCTGAAACCACAAACACTCCTGTAGCAAACTGCAGCCAAGTCTGCTCTGGGAACAGGCGTAGGGAGCAGAGAGGTATGGGGGAACCTTGTgctggtttaaaagaaaaaaagagaaaggctGGAAGCTGCGTGATTGGAGGTTGAAAGGTGTCCATCTGTAGCACTAGCATCCAGTCCCAGCAGATCCAAGCGTTCCAGTGAGGAAGTCTAGGTCATTGTTAGACAGAGGTTGTCTAATGCCTTTCATTGCACTTCAGAACTACTAGGAGGAAGACCCCTGAAGGTCCCTCCAGCTTCTGCACAAACCTTCCCTCCTGGGTttcttctggaaaggctccttcTCCAACCCCCAGTCACTGCACACAGCCAATTCCCTTCAGACTCATCTCCAGGTCAAATGACCACACTTTGTTAAACACAGACCATAAATCAGTAATTAGTGATCAGGAGAACCCAGCCCCCCTCCACCTTGCGGGGCTAAAAAGCACCTAGTGCCACCCTCTGGGAGAAGGGCTAGTCACCAGAACCAGACTCTGCAAGGAGTTCCTGAGATGCCGCGTGTCTTGTGACATGTGCGTGGACACACCAGGAGGAGAGCAAGGTCTTTGGCTCCAGGAGCCATCCTCACGTCTATAGGTTCTCGCCTGGCTGGTACTGGGGCTCTGTCGACGTGAAGTAGTCCTCCAAGAAAGCCTGCAGGTACTCGAAGGTGGGCCTTTCCTCTGGGTCCTTCCTCCAACACTGGCACATCAGATCGTGCAGCGATTCGGGGCACTCTGGAGGACAGGGCATCCGGTAGCCACGTTCCACCTGGTCCAGCACTTCCCGGTTAACCATACCTGATAGCCAAGAGCGGGAATAGTGAGACATACCAAGGCTAGCTGACTTGACTAAAATCATGTAGCTAGTCTgtgacagagctaggaactgaacctTGATCTTCTGCTAGCTAGATCTTCCTCAGCCCTAAATACAGCCAGTCACTCACTCCAAGCATGAATGGGAGGAGAACTTGATCCAAGGCAGGAGGTCTGGGGCTTCACTCAAGGCTCAGAGAACGTCTTCTTCCAAGTACAAGATCCCCTCACGTCTTTCCCACCATGGGGAAGGCCTCATTATCCACCTCCATCCCTAATCAGTGGCAGAAACCCCACAGCAAGTTTCTCCATTGAGGAGATGAGCCTAGGAGTCACCATGGCAACTTAGACAGAACACTACTCCATAGATCAGCTGGGATCTGCCACAGCCGGAGCGGATATCAGAGCCTGCAGTGGCCAGCGACTGCATAGGACCTCCTGGTGTCTACAGTCGGTACCAACTCTTACCTGGGTATGGCACTCTGCCCTTCGTGGTCAGCTCAGTCAAGAGGATTCCAAAGGACCAGACATCTGACTTGATCGTAAACCTGCCATACAAAGCAGCTTCCGGGGCTGTCCACTTAATCGGGAACTTGGCACCTAAGCAACAGAAATAGAAAATAAGATTCAGATGCAATCACCCTGTATGTCCACTAGAGGAGCCTACACATGGAAAACGGAGGGATAGTGACACCACAATGGGTGTGAGCTGAGAGCTACTCTAGGTGGGAGGTTTCACCAGCCGGACTTGCAGACCTCCGTTCAGAGGACTAGGCTACAGAACTAGCATTGGAGAAAAGTAATGCCTGCCCCATCTGCAGTCCGTGGCACTAGTGACGGTGATTGCTTCCCCTCTCACCCCTTACAGGGACAGCAAGCACCTTATTAAGTTTCACACTTAGGCGGGGACAGAGCCTGCATCAGGAGTAAGTCTGAAAAGCATAAGATGGGGTCCCAAGTCCCATTCCCTTCACTTTCCAATAGCACCAGCAGGGAAGGGTGGGCAGAAGCAGGTGAACGGGAGTTAAAGTGCTGGTTTAAAAGCACACAATATGGAGCAGCAGGGTCACACCATACACATCCGAGCACAGGAGTGAGACTGCAGACTCCTGAGAAGTGCTGGATCAAGAGCCCTGCAGAGCTGTGTCCCTCAACACCTGCAGTCTGGGCTGTAGCTGTGCAGACTCCCTCACCGGCTTGGGGCAAGGGATTACTTCAGCCTTCATGCCCTGTTTAAGTCCTTCGCACCCGTGCCAGTGGGGCAATCTATGCAGCGTGGGGGCCTGTCTGCAGGGAACCAGACAGGCCCACAAACAGTGGCTGGAAGGAAACAATTTTGAGTCAttcctgagctgggctgggctggacttGAACCTAGGAGCACATACCAATGGCTTGTGCCACCTTGCACTcacctgccctgctctgcaaTGCTAAGCAGTTTGGGCCTCACTCATTTCCATTTTCCACAGCTTCCTTTGACACACGCACGTAAAGGCAATGCGcaccctcccactccccataCCTTGCCTGGCTGTGTATTCATTGTCCTCAATCAGCCGGGCCAAGCCGAAGTCGGCTACCTTGCACACCAGGTTTTCCCCCACCAGGATGTTGGCAGCTCGGAGATCCCGATGGACGTAGTTCATCCTCTCCACATACGCCATTCCAGATGCGATCTGTAGCCCACACATGGGACAGTGCGCAGAGAATGTTAGATGCTACAGGACATGGTTTGCCCAAACACTAGACCTCACAACTGTGCTCGTGTGAATGCAGAGCTGCTTGCAGCTGTGCTCTGGGCATGGTAAACAGTTGGCACTCCAGCAGCATCCTGGGAGGCTCTGGCTGAGGTGGAATGGAGGTGCTAAAGTGGCAACCCAACATCAGCCCGGGGGCTGGGCCACACTGAGCTGATAGGACTTGGAAGGGGCTTGGAGTTATTTTGCAACACTTCGTCAGGCCAATGCAGGTTTGTGGCCATAAATAAGACACCGatgggggagaaacaaaagcCTGGCAGTGATGAGGGATTTTCTTTTCCGGGATTCTATGTGAAATACCGCACAGAGCCCCAGACTGGGGTCCTTTTCTATAGCAGCCAGGTCAGGGCAGTAAAACCTGATAGGACCGGTCCAGTGGCAGGAGCCAAGCTAGGGACGATAGCTGCTTTTTGTTCCCGTGTATGCACCATAGAATCAGGGCTACAGATCTAGCACAGGATCCCTCACAGTTTTCCGGAGTACATCTCTAATTTTGTGACCCTCCAGAGCCCTATAAATGTGCTTAGGGCAGGCTGCTATTGCGCTTTCACCACGGAGGTTGCCATAACACCAATAGCTGCTGGCAAAGACCCCAGAAGGTAGGCGATCCAAAGTCTAGCACTTTATGGTTCTGGCTGTGTCCTGACCAGTCAGTTCCCAGGCCTCACTTGAGAGCGCAATTGTGGCAGAGAAACAGAAAGGAGATAAGGGCAAGTGGGACAGAGGCCCTTCCATTCTGAACAGattcttcctctcttccctgcccaccctgcccccatgggattgctggctttggatcaggttacCCCCAAATTCAGAGGACAAGGACATCTGAGGCAGCGCCTCAAACTCTGGAGGACATTTCACTTTGGTGCTAGTAGATTCCTGTTGGCCTTGGATCGCACTCGTGAAGGCTAGTATGATGGCCCTGTCCTctctggcagctggagccccacacCCTACGCAGACCAGGCCCGAAGTCCAAGGGCCACAGCAGCCAAGAAGATAAAAGGGAAATTCAAACTGCAGCTCTCCATTGAGCCAGACCCACCTGAGCTGCCATGTCCACCAGCTGGGGCAGCCGCAGATACTTGCCCATCTCCCCCTTCAGGAAATCCAGTAAGCTCCCTAGGGTGGAAAGGCACAACCATCAGCTGCAGTTAGGAAGGAGCAGACACCAGACTCTCGGCCACTTGATGGTGTTTGAGCAGAATAGCAAAGAGGTGTCCTCATGCAGCTGCCCTTGGAGTTAGGAGAtgatgggaaaggggtggggtgaggagtcTTGTGCTAAGCCAACCTGCAGCCACCTGGGATTTCATTGCTCTACATCCACTTGGAACGCCACGGCAACAGTAAGGACGGAATCCaaatcctcctgctccaaaaagcaCAGGCCCCTGCCTGCTGAGCTGAAGACCAATCTGTTAGCGGGATGGGGCCTATGACACATTGAGAAGCTCCGGTTGCATCCAGGAGAAGGCAGCAGAGTGGGAACATTGTGAGGCAGGAAGTTCCAGCCCAGAACTGCGTGTGGTTATTCCTCTCCTCACAAcctgtgccctccccctccccagtcagCTCCCAAGCAGGCCGTCTCCTTACCCCTCTGCGCTCTAGTGGGCCCTAGCTCCCTTAACTCTATCCCTTCTAGTCGGGAACACTGCACATTGCCCATGGCAGGTGCCGCCGGTAAATCTCCAACACGCCTCCTATGGAGGAATGGGTAAGGCTGCTCAGCTGGCTAGGTCTCCACCTCCGCCCACTAGGATCCGGCTTTCCATGTATGGGAGCACTATGGAATCAGTTTTAGGGGAGAGATTCCTTCCATTTCCCTCAGGTGGCTGCATCTCGCTGCTGCCGGTGGCCAGTGCAGCGTGCCCTACGTGCTTCTCTCTGCTCACACAGTAGGTTCAGTTTCAAATAGGAAGCAGTTCCTCAGTTATCAGAGCCTATGACTGCCCCAGCCCTATCCCCTGGGTGCCAGGCACTCACCTTTGCTCATGTACTCCGTTACAATGTAAATGGGCTCCTCTGACACCACCGCATACAGCTGAACCAGCTTCTCATGACGGAGTTTCTTCATTACCTGGGCCTCCTGCAGAAATGCCTCTGGAGACATGGTGCCGGGTTTCAGAGTCTTTATGGCCACCCGGGTGGTGCCATTCCAGGTCCCTGGAGCAGAAACCAGAGACAGTTTATGAAGCAGCCCCTGGCGGATTAGGCGCTGCCTTTACAGGCGCTCACCTAGCACCCTGCCTTCAGGGGCGTGGTGCCCAGCACCCAGTCACCCCGGCACAGCCGGATTATGCCATGACACACTATCAACAGGATGTGCAGGGATGATGCTGCACCAGGCGTGGAATCCCAAGTGCATGAGCCTGACTAGCACAGGGAGAGCTGCAGACTTCACCGCGCCCCACCCGACTTCTGACACATCAGCATTCCTTGAGCACTGAGCATTGGCCACAATCCACGGGTCTCTGCCGGTGCTAGAAGTTATTCCCTCCCATCCCATTTATACGGCCTGTTTGGTGGGCAGAGACGCTCCCTCAGAGCGCCCTGGGGGGCACTTTCAGCGCTGGGGAAGCTTTGCATCACTTTAATGAGCACCCCTACTCCCACCCAGGTGGGAGACACCAGCCAGGAAGGAGAGATTACTCAAATCGCTGCAAGGAATAACGAAGGCTGAAATGCCTATTCTCTCATCCAGCCCTGGCTGTCAGAAATCCAGCTGGCTCATTAAGAAGTCAAGATGAGCAGACACTCCATGGCTCAGGCACCTGCTGCCGCTGCCGTAGGCGTGTGTGTTTGGAGGAATCCTTACCCATCCACACTTCTCCAAAGCAGCCTTGCCCCAGTTTCACCTCCAGTCGCAGAGACTCCCTTGGGATTTCCCAAGCATCCTTAGCAAGTCCTTGAGTTTGGGGCTTGGCAGTTGGGCACACGTTTGTGAGACGGTGGCACAAGCCATCAGCATGTTCTGGCAAGGGGGAAGATAGACAGGCATCGGGGGAGTTTAGATAGACGGCATCTTCACCGGAAGTCCTGCCAGCCTCAAAAGCGGCAGAGTCTGTTCTGATCATCATCCCCTCCCTTACTTAAAATCCCATTATTTGGCTCTTCTccattttatttcagtgggaagGGTGCCTGGGACCCTTTTGCCTAGAGTGCTACAATCCATGTGGAAGACAACATCCCCTGCCCACTTCAAATGGAGCCTGCCATTCACTGCTTACCTGCTAGGCATTTAGGCCATAGGTCTCTAGGGGGTTGTTCTCTGCATTGCAGATGGGAGGGAGAAAACGGTCTTCCTTCCTTGATAATTTCCCTCTTAACATCTAGTATCCGTCTCCCCTGCTGAGATGCGCCATCTCCTTAGGAGACAAGGGCTAGAGGGGAGGGAGCCTCGCGTTTACTCCTTCTATCTAAAATCACCAAGTCTCCTGGCATCCTGTATGTTTTCAGGGAAGTGGAAACAGACCTTTGGCTTCTTTTTTGATTGCTCGACCTGCCAAAATAAAGGCCCAGGCCTCTCACCCCTACCACAATGCAGCCCTGGGGCTTtctacactggggattttttTATTGGCAAAGTTACCCATCATTGCTAACAATGGTGCAGCTGCGTCAGTGGTAGCTTGGACGGAAGCACTAAGATAGAAGAGATCAGCAGCCCAGTCTAAAAAACCTGATCAGAGCAAGTCTAGAGTGACACAGTGTTGAATACCAGAAGCTGCAGGAGCCTTGTCCACACTAGGGTCCCACCACTGCAGCCACTTAGGGAGCTGCACCaatcttctcccccctccccattgccAAGAGGAGACAGACAGAGCCTCAATTCACATGCAAGGCCTACATCTCTGTGCCTCCGTACACCCCCCTCGGATGTCTCTatctccttctcccactctcaATGCTGTGCTTTTACCAGGCTGTTCCACAGGCCCCATACGCTCGCCCTAacctccagcagcccctctcccctccttcaaACCCAGCTCTTGGGGCAATACACCCTCTCCTCCATCATTACTAACCCACAGGCCCTGGTTTTCCTGAGTGGCTGTCCCAGGCCTGGCTACACTTTACTTTGCATAGGCCATAAAGGAAtgcagggcagggaatgggttCAGCTGCATTCTGTACAAATGCAGGGCGCAAACACTGATTTCTCGACACCTACTGGAGTAATACGCCACCAGTTGCTGCAGGTTGTTGAACTGCGTGCGAGAGGTGATGTAGAAGCCACCGCTGTCCAGCTTGCGGATCTTGTAGTGTTTCACGTTGAGCCCCTTGGCGTTGTCAAAGTCAGAGACCGAGAGGCAGTAGGCACCTGTTGGGAGAGCAAGTGCACCTCAGTCCTCCTGCCCTGGTTATGCCCGGGCCCTTGAGGGAACACTCCAAGAGCAGTGGGAAAAATGACTGAGTAGGGTGCATTAAAAGCGCATGTCTCGTTCCTCTGAGGTTTATAGGAAGGGAATGGTGGGGTCGGGGCCTGGGCAGGGGCACTCATGCTCTTTAGAGACGTAACTCGGTTGATGTGTCATCCTAAGACTGGGACAAGTTGAACAACTCTAAGGTAGCCAGTGTGACAGAGAAAGATGAGGGGAGAACCAATGCAAACAACTATTGGTTGTTACAGCGGCACGTTGCTTTCTCCCTGGTGCTGTACGGCCGCAGGGCATGGGAATACACACAGCCTTGCGGACAGTCCCATCCCGCTGGGAAGCCTTGATCCTGTGTCCCTGGAAGAGATTCTGGACATGCCAGTGCAACAGGACAGCAACTTCACAGCAGGACcatggggagggttgggggaaaTCGAAGTGTAGAGGCACCATGTCCTTTGAACAAAGCAGCAGGCAAGGCCAGCTCCAGTTGTGGCCTCCAGTTATGTTTGCTCATGCAGTGAGGCTGTCAAGCGCCATAAGCTAACCAGTGTGGGATCAAGAGAATACTTGGAGATGGGAGACGGCCACAGAACACCTAGACACTAAGGCAGTGATGCTGGTGATTTACTGCCCTGTCAGTGCCAAGCCAGTGTCCCAGCGTGGTGCTAGGATGCACTGTGGGGCTTGTCAGAGATGTCATGGATGAAACATAAGACCTGGCATTACGCCACCACAGGAGATCCAACGGCAGTATAAGATGGGTTTATTCACCCTCAGTGTCTTGGGAGAAGTGTCAATTCGTGTGTTTACATTCCACCTCCCTAAATTCCCCCCTGCAGTTTCTCCTGGATACTGTTCCCTCACTTCCAGCAGTACTATACAGCAGTTGAGGAAAGGTGTTCCCAGATAGCACATTCCACCTCAGAGACAGCTGACAAGATCACACGTATCCATCACACCTACTCATATACGTGTACCCCTGACTACTTCTCTGGCCCATACAGCACGTAATCTTTGTGGATTGGCTTAACAAGGCAGCAAAATGAGAGTGGAGGGAAAGAAACGTGAAATGAGTAGCACCAAAATGAGGAGTACACAAAAGGGCAGGCACAAAAACCAGCCACTTCCCTTGAAATGGGGACATTGCTCTTCAGTGGAACGTACAGGGAGATGCACACTATTTTGGTGAGGTGTCTAGGATCAGCTAGCCCTGCCATCACCTCCCTGTGGGGAAGTGAGAGTGAGAGGAAAAAGGTGCCTCCCTGTGTGATTCCTGGATGCGGTATGAATAGGAAGAGTCCCGGCTGGCTTACAGGAGCAAAGCCGCG
This portion of the Chelonia mydas isolate rCheMyd1 chromosome 13, rCheMyd1.pri.v2, whole genome shotgun sequence genome encodes:
- the SRC gene encoding proto-oncogene tyrosine-protein kinase Src isoform X2 produces the protein MGSSKSKPKDPSQRRRSLESAENAHHGGYPSSQTPSKTPVPDPHRTPNRSFGSMAAEPKLFGGFNTSDTVTSPQRSGALAGGVTTFVALYDYESRTETDLSFKKGERLQIVNNTEGDWWLAHSLTTGQTGYIPSNYVAPSDSIQAEEWYFGKITRRESERLLLNSENPRGTFLVRESETTKGAYCLSVSDFDNAKGLNVKHYKIRKLDSGGFYITSRTQFNNLQQLVAYYSKHADGLCHRLTNVCPTAKPQTQGLAKDAWEIPRESLRLEVKLGQGCFGEVWMGTWNGTTRVAIKTLKPGTMSPEAFLQEAQVMKKLRHEKLVQLYAVVSEEPIYIVTEYMSKGSLLDFLKGEMGKYLRLPQLVDMAAQIASGMAYVERMNYVHRDLRAANILVGENLVCKVADFGLARLIEDNEYTARQGAKFPIKWTAPEAALYGRFTIKSDVWSFGILLTELTTKGRVPYPGMVNREVLDQVERGYRMPCPPECPESLHDLMCQCWRKDPEERPTFEYLQAFLEDYFTSTEPQYQPGENL
- the SRC gene encoding proto-oncogene tyrosine-protein kinase Src isoform X1; amino-acid sequence: MGSSKSKPKDPSQRRRSLESAENAHHGGYPSSQTPSKTPVPDPHRTPNRSFGSMAAEPKLFGGFNTSDTVTSPQRSGALAGGVTTFVALYDYESRTETDLSFKKGERLQIVNNTRKVDVREGDWWLAHSLTTGQTGYIPSNYVAPSDSIQAEEWYFGKITRRESERLLLNSENPRGTFLVRESETTKGAYCLSVSDFDNAKGLNVKHYKIRKLDSGGFYITSRTQFNNLQQLVAYYSKHADGLCHRLTNVCPTAKPQTQGLAKDAWEIPRESLRLEVKLGQGCFGEVWMGTWNGTTRVAIKTLKPGTMSPEAFLQEAQVMKKLRHEKLVQLYAVVSEEPIYIVTEYMSKGSLLDFLKGEMGKYLRLPQLVDMAAQIASGMAYVERMNYVHRDLRAANILVGENLVCKVADFGLARLIEDNEYTARQGAKFPIKWTAPEAALYGRFTIKSDVWSFGILLTELTTKGRVPYPGMVNREVLDQVERGYRMPCPPECPESLHDLMCQCWRKDPEERPTFEYLQAFLEDYFTSTEPQYQPGENL